The region AAATATCTTGATTATTTGAAAAATACTAGTTAGATAATTGAGATAGTTGAGGGCTATCCATTGTCCGAAGGCGATTCATCTCCACCCTGCTTCGCTATTGAAAACGGTGGGAGGAAAAACTAGACACGCTATAAACCCTTATTGGACAAGAGATTGGGGAAATATTGAGCAAAGAAAAAGGGGCCGTAATCCGATTGGATACGCCCCTAATTGATATTCGCCGATTGTTGTAGTAAGTTGCACGTATCCCAATTGGCTTCCATTACACGCTATTATAAATGTTCGAACTTTGTTTTAAATTCACAACAATTGTTAAATTACGATAAAGTTGTTGAATTTTAAATCGACAAAAGTGCATTACCCCGTCCATAAAAATGGACGGGGTAGAAATGTGCTTTTTCGTTTTTAATTATTATTTCCGCAAAATCTTCTCCATCGCTTTTCCCTTTGCTAACTCATCGATCAGTTTATCCAAATAGCGAATTTCCTGCATAGTTGGTTCTTCAATGTCTTCCACTCGGACACCGCAGACCACACCTTTGATCAAATTCCGTGAAGGATTCAGTTGGGGTGCTTCTGCAAAGAAGGTCTCAAAGTCTGTCTGTTTTTCCAGTTGCGCTTCTAACTCTTCCTGGCTATACCCTGTCAACCAATGGATGATTTCATCGACTTCTGTTTTCGTACGTCCTTTTTTCTCCGCCTTTGTAACATAATGGGGATAGACACTTGCAACACTCATTGTATAGATCTTATGTTTGGGCATGATACATCCCTCCCTTAATTATTCCGTTCAATGGCCCTTTTTTTCAAGATTGGGCGCTAAACCTTCTTCCAGATATGCGACAGTTTGCTAATAAAGCTGGAAATCATTTCATCCTTTTCAAAGGTTTAACAATTAAATTTGCTCTAATGGAATGACAATCCCTCCAAATGTGATTTAGAAATTTATTTTCCTCTTCAACATTTCTATATCGCCATTTACTATGAAGGGAAGATTTTCATTAATAA is a window of Pueribacillus theae DNA encoding:
- a CDS encoding DUF2200 domain-containing protein — translated: MPKHKIYTMSVASVYPHYVTKAEKKGRTKTEVDEIIHWLTGYSQEELEAQLEKQTDFETFFAEAPQLNPSRNLIKGVVCGVRVEDIEEPTMQEIRYLDKLIDELAKGKAMEKILRK